The following are encoded together in the Patagioenas fasciata isolate bPatFas1 chromosome 7, bPatFas1.hap1, whole genome shotgun sequence genome:
- the C7H21orf58 gene encoding uncharacterized protein C21orf58 homolog — MTDPSVVDHLTRLKIKLLEKRLENEQENLEKMESPLPAARSRREDMLQSALRRRKDLLQELREQHLLEELSQPPAPAGGHGHNHRAALPHIFQIPFPAPQAEPPRIIQQTLPPQPATIIQQLPQPPPLITQIPPAQPFAAPRSGSIKEDMVEMMLMQNAQMHQIIMQNMMLKALPPMAFAQSPAASSPLLQHGQQDLQFAASPALKAERPRPSAVHHHHHYPPTALLPGPPTGFPSTSAAHGWTGSTLPALPTCLLVAGGPHTDSTCSSASGPSHC, encoded by the exons ATGACAGATCCTTCAGTGGTAGATCACCTGACACGACTGAAAATCAAACTCCTAGAAAAG AGACTCGAAAATGAACAGGAGAACCTGGAGAAGATGGAATCACCGCTCCCAGCTGCAA GGAGCAGACGTGAGGATATGCTCCAGAGcgccctgaggagaaggaaagATCTTCTGCAGGAGCTTCGG GAGCAGCACCTTCTGGAAGAGCTTTCACAGCCCCCTGCGCCCGCTGGAGGACACGGTCATAACCACAGGGCTGCACTCCCACACATCTTCCAGATACCTTTTCCAGCTCCCCAGGCCGAGCCACCAAGGATTATCCAGCAGACG CTGCCGCCTCAGCCGGCCACCATCATCCAGCAGTTACCTCAGCCGCCCCCGCTGATCACACAGATCCCCCCTGCCCAGCCGTTTGCAGCCCCCCGCTCTGGCAGCATTAAAGAAG ATATGGTAGAGATGATGCTGATGCAGAATGCCCAGATGCACCAGATCATCATGCAGAACATGATGCTGAAGGCTCTGCCACCCATGGCTTTCGCACAGTCTCCTGCAGCCAGCTCTCCCCTGCTTCAGCATGGACAGCAG GACCTGCAGTTTGCTGCTTCCCCAGCTCTGAAAGCAGAGAGGCCCAGGCCATCTGCAGTGCACCACCATCATCACTACCCTCCCACCGCGCTGCTCCCGGGGCCCCCCACAGGCTTCCCGTCCACATCCGCGGCACATGGCTGGACTGGCAGCACGCTCCCTGCCCTGCCTACGTG TCTTCTTGTTGCAGGTGGCCCACATACTGACAGTACGTGTTCCTCTGCAAGTGGGCCATCGCATTGCTGA